A stretch of the Phyllopteryx taeniolatus isolate TA_2022b chromosome 5, UOR_Ptae_1.2, whole genome shotgun sequence genome encodes the following:
- the mov10l1 gene encoding RNA helicase Mov10l1 isoform X3: MLSAVRCMLSKLVSPLWSKAQAEANGGAADSQTIRHLPDGVVTQLGLDHGLIDDAIYFTSGVVLGGVPLKVGDMVSCIAVADGAQGGWRALRVVKSSDAWEAEGGTSFEDECAQLRPLIGTVTSFDGEGGYINQNTYFLRSSLCEGYEPVTGDWVQAKYFINPNQWTTQAQSVAPLRYCRLNQVCVTSMYANKGVVEDSVFFCLDSLLLPAYYKPSPGHVVNLVMMESNQSFYRWRALCMAPSTQGWKPTLTHMPTAALETLLENKGGLDVTCYGQFGDLMVGEHRKLVLWIQNKGSETHRLKCCEFAGWDSEQQFFLNPLKMGPKEKPRSDSGPIVVEERGSQAEEADGKETKPSLSVRREEREAELPPGERLSIVVGCQAKSLGSCAELLLLHFSSFVIGRRLEVTVCSKDESLLWPCAPYSPADAKPIPAAPSHVITLTAHHSTLNRLPNRRLPCFLPYYVVPQPLRDCVAGQKDVLVVQPCLGEVLSASNAQARFSTLLWMEELHAERELGEFTIQGAQLRKGAAYLHLEVLCLTEGRPNLNIGDRIVLKSPQSDGIMMEYISYVAEINDEDVSLKVNPAFHRSYLGEPLDVEFSYNRLTMRRCHHAVEQIKSFMEIFFPSKVTTQTPLWTVKWLDEDDQNKTLDGYEQASAKENCQIPNVSVDMDSKATQTKDGTVSLNHTPSPGHFFNRDLNPAQKEAVKRILAGECRPTPYVLFGPPGTGKTITLIEAILQVYHFLPSSRVLVCTPSNSAADLICVRLHDSGLMHTASMARVNASYRQEKCIPEVLRPYSKAGEDLSHASFHRIVVSTCSSAGLFYNLGLQVGHFTHVFLDEAGQATEPESMIPISFISESDGQAQIVLAGDPCQLGPIVKSRMASAFGLGLSLLERLMANSLYGKQEWGYNPKLVTKLIYNYRSHEALLTLPSKLFYHGELCVKAPKAVVESLSQWKTLPKKGFPLLFHGIRGKEMREGNNPSWFNPVEAVQVMLYCCQLTKKLYNPVDASQIGIISPYRKQSEKIRVLLGKVGLSDIKVGSVEEFQGQEFLVIIMSTVRSNESALSDDLQSVLGFLTNPKRFNVAITRSKALLLIIGNPHVLIRDTCYRALIHYCFTNGAYLGCDPPSLH; this comes from the exons ATGCTTTCAGCCGTGAGGTGCATGCTGTCCAAACTGGTCTCCCCGCTGTGGAGTAAAGCACAGGCGGAGGCTAACGGCGGTGCTGCGG ACTCGCAGACCATCCGCCACCTCCCTGACGGCGTGGTGACCCAGCTGGGCCTGGACCACGGCCTCATCGACGATGCCATCTACTTCACGAGTGGCGTGGTGCTGGGTGGGGTACCTCTCAAAGTAGGGGACATGGTGAGCTGCATTGCCGTGGCAGATGGCGCCCAAGGCGGATGGAGAGCCCTCAGG GTGGTGAAGAGTTCTGATGCATGGGAGGCTGAAGGAGGGACGTCTTTCGAGGACGAGTGCGCTCAGCTACGCCCTCTAATTGGCACCGTCACGTCGTTTGACGGCGAGGGCGGCTACATCAACCAGAACACTTACTTCCTACGCTCCAGTCTATGTGAAG GTTACGAGCCAGTGACAGGAGACTGGGTCcaagcaaaatattttatcaatCCCAACCAGTGGACCACCCAGGCTCAATCTGTTGCCCCGTTGCGCTATTGCCGTCTTAATCAG gtgtgtgtgaccAGCATGTACGCTAACAAGGGAGTGGTGGAGGACAGCGTGTTCTTCTGCCTGGACTCTCTGCTGCTGCCTGCCTACTACAAGCCCTCACCGGGCCATGTTGTCAACTTGGTGATGATGGAAAGCAACCAGTCCTTCTACCGGTGGAGGGCTCTGTGCATGGCGCCAAGCACTCAGGG TTGGAAACCAACCCTGACACACATGCCCACAGCTGCACTGGAGACCTTACTGGAAAACAAAGGAGGGTTGGATGTAACTTGCTATGGCCAGTTTGGAGATTTGATGGTGGGAGAGCACAGGAAGCTGGTGCTATGGATACA GAACAAAGGTTCAGAGACACACCGGCTCAAGTGCTGCGAATTTGCCGGCTGGGACTCGGAACAACAGTTCTTTCTGAATCCACTCAAGATGGGACCAAAAGAAAAACCCAGATCCGACTCTGGTCCCATTGTTGTGGAAGAACGAGGAAGTCAAGCTGAAGAGGCAGATGGCAAGGAGACAAAGCCCTCTCTCAGTGTGAGGAGAGAAGAAAGAGAGGCAGAGCTTCCTCCAGGAGAGCGACTGTCTATTGTAGTGGGGTGCCAAGCAAA GAGCCTGGGAAGCTGTGCCGAGCTGCTGTTGCTGCACTTCTCCTCATTTGTCATCGGGAGGCGCCTGGAAGTGACTGTGTGCAGCAAGGACGAGAGTCTGCTGTGGCCTTGTGCGCCCTACAGTCCCGCCGATGCCAAGCCCATCCCGGCGGCGCCTTCTCACGTGATCACCCTCACTGCTCACCATTCCACCCTTAACAG GCTTCCTAACCGCCGTCTGCCGTGCTTTCTGCCTTATTATGTGGTGCCGCAGCCTTTAAGAGACTGTGTGGCTGGGCAGAAGGACGTCTTGGTCGTCCAGCCCTGCTTAGGAGAG GTGCTGTCAGCCTCCAACGCGCAGGCCCGTTTCTCTACTCTGCTGTGGATGGAGGAGCTTCATGCTGAGAGAGAACTAGGAGAGTTCACCATTCAAGGAGCGCAACTCAGGAAAGGAGCTGCCTACCTTCACCTGGAGGTCCTTTGCTTGACTGAGGGGAGGCCCAATCTCAATATAG GTGACAGAATTGTACTGAAGAGTCCACAGAGTGACGGCATTATGATGGAGTATATTAGCTATGTTGCTGAG ATCAATGACGAGGATGTGAGTCTGAAAGTCAACCCAGCATTTCATCGGAGCTACCTTGGCGAGCCTCTCGATGTGGAGTTCTCTTACAACAG GTTAACCATGAGGCGCTGTCACCACGCAGTTGAGCAGATCAAATCCTTCATGGAGA TTTTCTTCCCCTCCAAAGTTACTACTCAGACCCCTCTGTGGACAGTGAAGTGGTTAGATGAAGATGACCAAAACAAAACGCTGGATGGATATgag CAGGCCTCAGCAAAGGAAAATTGCCAGATACCAAACGTTTCAGTCGACATGGACTCAAAAGCCACACAAACTAAAG aTGGCACCGTGTCACTAAACCACACCCCCAGCCCGGGCCATTTCTTCAACCGTGACCTCAACCCTGCTCAGAAGGAGGCCGTGAAGAGAATCCTGGCTGGAGAGTGTCGGCCCACCCCTTACGTGCTATTTGGACCCCCTGGCACTGGGAAGACCATCACCCTCATAGAGGCCATACTACAG GTGTACCACTTTCTTCCCAGCAGCCGTGTCCTCGTGTGCACGCCCTCCAACAGTGCGGCCGACCTCATCTGCGTCCGCCTGCACGATAGCGGCCTCATGCACACTGCAAGCATGGCCCGTGTCAATGCTTCTTACAGACAGGAGAAG TGCATCCCCGAGGTGCTGAGGCCGTACTCGAAGGCTGGCGAGGACCTCAGTCATGCCTCTTTCCACCGCATAGTGGTCAGCACCTGCTCCAGCGCTGGCCTGTTCTACAATTTAGGACTCCA AGTCGGACATTTTACTCACGTGTTCCTGGATGAGGCAGGCCAGGCAACAGAACCAGAATCTATGATTCCGATCAGCTTCATCTCAGAAAGTGATGGGCAG GCTCAGATAGTGTTGGCCGGAGACCCGTGCCAGCTGGGGCCGATCGTAAAGTCCCGGATGGCCTCCGCCTTCGGCTTGGGCTTGTCCCTGCTGGAGAGGCTCATGGCCAATTCGCTTTATGGCAAACAGGAGTGGGGCTATAACCCAAAGCTG GTGACAAAGCTGATCTACAACTACCGTTCCCACGAGGCTTTGCTCACGTTGCCCTCTAAGCTATTCTACCACGGAGAACTGTGCGTCAAAGCCCCTAAAGCTGTCGTGGAGTCCCTCTCTCAGTGGAAAACTCTACCTAAAAAgggctttcctcttctctttcatgGCATCAGG GGCAAAGAAATGAGGGAAGGTAACAACCCGTCGTGGTTCAACCCAGTGGAGGCGGTGCAGGTCATGTTGTACTGCTGCCAGCTGACCAAGAAACTTTACAACCCTGTGGATGCCTCCCAGATTGGAATCATTTCCCCCTACAGGAAACAA AGTGAGAAGATCCGCGTCCTTCTGGGTAAAGTGGGCCTGTCCGACATCAAAGTGGGCTCCGTGGAAGAGTTCCAAGGACAAGAATTCCTggtcatcatcatgtcaaca GTGCGCTCCAACGAATCAGCATTGAGTGACGATTTGCAGAGTGTGCTGGGCTTTCTGACCAACCCCAAGCGCTTCAACGTGGCCATTACGCGCTCCAAAGCATTGCTGCTCATCATTGGAAACCCCCATGTTCTCATTAGG gATACATGCTACAGGGCACTGATTCACTATTGCTTCACCAACGGGGCATATCTGGGCTGCGACCCCCCCTCCCTACATTAG
- the mov10l1 gene encoding RNA helicase Mov10l1 isoform X5, translated as MLAKKSSSTSTWASFADMLSAVRCMLSKLVSPLWSKAQAEANGGAADSQTIRHLPDGVVTQLGLDHGLIDDAIYFTSGVVLGGVPLKVGDMVSCIAVADGAQGGWRALRVVKSSDAWEAEGGTSFEDECAQLRPLIGTVTSFDGEGGYINQNTYFLRSSLCEGYEPVTGDWVQAKYFINPNQWTTQAQSVAPLRYCRLNQVCVTSMYANKGVVEDSVFFCLDSLLLPAYYKPSPGHVVNLVMMESNQSFYRWRALCMAPSTQGWKPTLTHMPTAALETLLENKGGLDVTCYGQFGDLMVGEHRKLVLWIQNKGSETHRLKCCEFAGWDSEQQFFLNPLKMGPKEKPRSDSGPIVVEERGSQAEEADGKETKPSLSVRREEREAELPPGERLSIVVGCQAKSLGSCAELLLLHFSSFVIGRRLEVTVCSKDESLLWPCAPYSPADAKPIPAAPSHVITLTAHHSTLNRLPNRRLPCFLPYYVVPQPLRDCVAGQKDVLVVQPCLGEVLSASNAQARFSTLLWMEELHAERELGEFTIQGAQLRKGAAYLHLEVLCLTEGRPNLNIGDRIVLKSPQSDGIMMEYISYVAEINDEDVSLKVNPAFHRSYLGEPLDVEFSYNRLTMRRCHHAVEQIKSFMEIFFPSKVTTQTPLWTVKWLDEDDQNKTLDGYEQASAKENCQIPNVSVDMDSKATQTKDGTVSLNHTPSPGHFFNRDLNPAQKEAVKRILAGECRPTPYVLFGPPGTGKTITLIEAILQVYHFLPSSRVLVCTPSNSAADLICVRLHDSGLMHTASMARVNASYRQEKCIPEVLRPYSKAGEDLSHASFHRIVVSTCSSAGLFYNLGLQVGHFTHVFLDEAGQATEPESMIPISFISESDGQAQIVLAGDPCQLGPIVKSRMASAFGLGLSLLERLMANSLYGKQEWGYNPKLVGAHLTNMHFK; from the exons ATGCTtgcaaaaaaaag CAGTTCTACGTCAACCTGGGCGAGTTTTGCCGATATGCTTTCAGCCGTGAGGTGCATGCTGTCCAAACTGGTCTCCCCGCTGTGGAGTAAAGCACAGGCGGAGGCTAACGGCGGTGCTGCGG ACTCGCAGACCATCCGCCACCTCCCTGACGGCGTGGTGACCCAGCTGGGCCTGGACCACGGCCTCATCGACGATGCCATCTACTTCACGAGTGGCGTGGTGCTGGGTGGGGTACCTCTCAAAGTAGGGGACATGGTGAGCTGCATTGCCGTGGCAGATGGCGCCCAAGGCGGATGGAGAGCCCTCAGG GTGGTGAAGAGTTCTGATGCATGGGAGGCTGAAGGAGGGACGTCTTTCGAGGACGAGTGCGCTCAGCTACGCCCTCTAATTGGCACCGTCACGTCGTTTGACGGCGAGGGCGGCTACATCAACCAGAACACTTACTTCCTACGCTCCAGTCTATGTGAAG GTTACGAGCCAGTGACAGGAGACTGGGTCcaagcaaaatattttatcaatCCCAACCAGTGGACCACCCAGGCTCAATCTGTTGCCCCGTTGCGCTATTGCCGTCTTAATCAG gtgtgtgtgaccAGCATGTACGCTAACAAGGGAGTGGTGGAGGACAGCGTGTTCTTCTGCCTGGACTCTCTGCTGCTGCCTGCCTACTACAAGCCCTCACCGGGCCATGTTGTCAACTTGGTGATGATGGAAAGCAACCAGTCCTTCTACCGGTGGAGGGCTCTGTGCATGGCGCCAAGCACTCAGGG TTGGAAACCAACCCTGACACACATGCCCACAGCTGCACTGGAGACCTTACTGGAAAACAAAGGAGGGTTGGATGTAACTTGCTATGGCCAGTTTGGAGATTTGATGGTGGGAGAGCACAGGAAGCTGGTGCTATGGATACA GAACAAAGGTTCAGAGACACACCGGCTCAAGTGCTGCGAATTTGCCGGCTGGGACTCGGAACAACAGTTCTTTCTGAATCCACTCAAGATGGGACCAAAAGAAAAACCCAGATCCGACTCTGGTCCCATTGTTGTGGAAGAACGAGGAAGTCAAGCTGAAGAGGCAGATGGCAAGGAGACAAAGCCCTCTCTCAGTGTGAGGAGAGAAGAAAGAGAGGCAGAGCTTCCTCCAGGAGAGCGACTGTCTATTGTAGTGGGGTGCCAAGCAAA GAGCCTGGGAAGCTGTGCCGAGCTGCTGTTGCTGCACTTCTCCTCATTTGTCATCGGGAGGCGCCTGGAAGTGACTGTGTGCAGCAAGGACGAGAGTCTGCTGTGGCCTTGTGCGCCCTACAGTCCCGCCGATGCCAAGCCCATCCCGGCGGCGCCTTCTCACGTGATCACCCTCACTGCTCACCATTCCACCCTTAACAG GCTTCCTAACCGCCGTCTGCCGTGCTTTCTGCCTTATTATGTGGTGCCGCAGCCTTTAAGAGACTGTGTGGCTGGGCAGAAGGACGTCTTGGTCGTCCAGCCCTGCTTAGGAGAG GTGCTGTCAGCCTCCAACGCGCAGGCCCGTTTCTCTACTCTGCTGTGGATGGAGGAGCTTCATGCTGAGAGAGAACTAGGAGAGTTCACCATTCAAGGAGCGCAACTCAGGAAAGGAGCTGCCTACCTTCACCTGGAGGTCCTTTGCTTGACTGAGGGGAGGCCCAATCTCAATATAG GTGACAGAATTGTACTGAAGAGTCCACAGAGTGACGGCATTATGATGGAGTATATTAGCTATGTTGCTGAG ATCAATGACGAGGATGTGAGTCTGAAAGTCAACCCAGCATTTCATCGGAGCTACCTTGGCGAGCCTCTCGATGTGGAGTTCTCTTACAACAG GTTAACCATGAGGCGCTGTCACCACGCAGTTGAGCAGATCAAATCCTTCATGGAGA TTTTCTTCCCCTCCAAAGTTACTACTCAGACCCCTCTGTGGACAGTGAAGTGGTTAGATGAAGATGACCAAAACAAAACGCTGGATGGATATgag CAGGCCTCAGCAAAGGAAAATTGCCAGATACCAAACGTTTCAGTCGACATGGACTCAAAAGCCACACAAACTAAAG aTGGCACCGTGTCACTAAACCACACCCCCAGCCCGGGCCATTTCTTCAACCGTGACCTCAACCCTGCTCAGAAGGAGGCCGTGAAGAGAATCCTGGCTGGAGAGTGTCGGCCCACCCCTTACGTGCTATTTGGACCCCCTGGCACTGGGAAGACCATCACCCTCATAGAGGCCATACTACAG GTGTACCACTTTCTTCCCAGCAGCCGTGTCCTCGTGTGCACGCCCTCCAACAGTGCGGCCGACCTCATCTGCGTCCGCCTGCACGATAGCGGCCTCATGCACACTGCAAGCATGGCCCGTGTCAATGCTTCTTACAGACAGGAGAAG TGCATCCCCGAGGTGCTGAGGCCGTACTCGAAGGCTGGCGAGGACCTCAGTCATGCCTCTTTCCACCGCATAGTGGTCAGCACCTGCTCCAGCGCTGGCCTGTTCTACAATTTAGGACTCCA AGTCGGACATTTTACTCACGTGTTCCTGGATGAGGCAGGCCAGGCAACAGAACCAGAATCTATGATTCCGATCAGCTTCATCTCAGAAAGTGATGGGCAG GCTCAGATAGTGTTGGCCGGAGACCCGTGCCAGCTGGGGCCGATCGTAAAGTCCCGGATGGCCTCCGCCTTCGGCTTGGGCTTGTCCCTGCTGGAGAGGCTCATGGCCAATTCGCTTTATGGCAAACAGGAGTGGGGCTATAACCCAAAGCTGGTGGGTGCACACCtcactaacatgcattttaa GTGA